From a single Populus nigra chromosome 18, ddPopNigr1.1, whole genome shotgun sequence genomic region:
- the LOC133678373 gene encoding uncharacterized protein LOC133678373 — MLDHPIGIPACFTSSDKVTDDPATVTRSGQSVFVSVYRTKIADQCRLITIRWCKNLLLHGLSVSVEGPEGESHYTCKVELKPWYIWRKQGSKRFVVEGKAVDIFWDLKTARFNGETEPNSEYYVAVVCDEEVVLLLGDLKKDAYRKTGCRPGLIDPILVSRKEHIFGKKKFATRIKFHEKGMFHEISIECRNICNYSGNASNGNSINRDEPEMDIRIDGDLVIHVKHLQWKFRGNEYINLHKLRVEVYWDVHDWLFSPGLRHALFIFKPIMSCTSLSSLSTSSSSPPLSSSTLTPLSSQTGPGSGSLERLDGGGGSFDFCLFLYAWKAE, encoded by the coding sequence ATGCTAGACCATCCAATTGGGATCCCTGCTTGCTTTACATCCAGTGACAAGGTAACTGATGATCCTGCCACAGTAACCAGGTCAGGGCAGAGTGTTTTCGTGTCTGTTTATCGTACAAAGATTGCTGATCAGTGTCGTTTGATTACAATAAGATGGTGCAAGAATCTGTTGCTCCATGGTCTATCAGTATCGGTTGAAGGTCCTGAGGGAGAGAGCCACTACACCTGCAAAGTGGAGCTGAAGCCTTGGTATATTTGGAGGAAACAAGGCTCCAAACGGTTTGTAGTGGAGGGTAAAGCTGTGGATATCTTCTGGGACCTCAAGACTGCAAGATTCAATGGTGAAACTGAGCCTAATTCTGAGTACTATGTTGCTGTTGTTTGCGATGAAGAGGTTGTGCTTCTTCTTGGTGATCTAAAGAAAGATGCTTATAGGAAAACTGGGTGCAGGCCTGGTCTTATTGATCCCATTTTGGTTTCAAGAAAGGAGCACATATTTGGCAAGAAGAAGTTCGCTACAAGAATCAAGTTCCATGAGAAAGGTATGTTTCATGAGATCTCAATCGAGTGCAGGAATATATGTAATTACAGTGGCAATGCTAGTAATGGGAATTCTATTAACCGGGATGAACCAGAAATGGACATAAGGATCGATGGAGACTTGGTCATTCATGTGAAGCATCTCCAATGGAAATTTAGAGGTAACGAGTATATTAACCTTCATAAACTAAGAGTAGAAGTATATTGGGATGTCCATGACTGGCTATTTAGTCCTGGTTTAAGGCatgctttgtttatttttaagccAATAATGTCATGCACATCTCTATCATCACTATCGACGTCATCTTCATCACCACCGTTATCTTCATCGACATTGACACCACTATCCTCTCAGACAGGACCTGGTTCTGGTTCACTAGAGAGGCTTGATGGAGGTGGTGGGTCATTTGATTTTTGCTTGTTTCTCTATGCTTGGAAAGCTGAATGA